Genomic DNA from Gossypium hirsutum isolate 1008001.06 chromosome A01, Gossypium_hirsutum_v2.1, whole genome shotgun sequence:
CATGTActcatgaaaaatatatataaaaaaagatacACTCTCTCTTCTATATTCTCTCTACACTCTTTCTTCTATcacattttagtttattctttctttattatttcacaacacgttatcagcacgagtCTCTAATACAAGAAATCAAGGCCAACAAATTTTTCCTTAAAGATTGACGAAGGACGCTTAGGTGAAGTAAGGGTAACAAGTTGATCTATTTCATTTGCATATGTGTTATTTCATTTGCATATTAACAtgctttattttacattattgacttgtatattttgtctTATAGTTTATAATGTCAAATCTTACAAAACTCGAATTTGTAGCTCTGGACATCACTGGAAATAACTATTTATCATGGGTACTAGATGCTGAAATTCACTTAGATGCAAAGGGTCTTGGTGAGACTATTAAGGAGGGAAATGAAGAAAGTACACAAGATAAGGCCAAGGCCATGATTTTCCTTCGCCATCACCTCCATGAAGGTCTAAAGACCGAATATTTGACTGTTAAGGACCCTCAAATTCTTTGGGCCAATCTAAAGGAAAGATATGACCACCAGAAAACTGTGATTTTGCCTAAAGCTCGTTATGAGTGGCTGAATTTAAGATTGCAAGACTTTAAGTCTGTTAGTGATTATAACTCGGCCATGTTCAGAACCACTTCACAATTGAATTTATGTGGAGAGAAGATTACTGATGCAGAAATGTTAGAAAAAACATACTCAACTTTCCATGCAAATAATGTTGTCCTGCAGACACAATATCGTGAAAAAGGCTTCCAGAAATATTCTGAATTAATTTATTGTCTCCTAGTGGCGGAGCAAAACAACGAGCTGCTAATGAAAAACCATGAATTACGCCAACTGGCTCTGCTCCATTCCCTGAAGCGAATGTGAGTTTACACAATGGGCAAGAATTAAAAGAAACACACCATGCAAATAGTAGTGTGCGTGGCCGTGGTCGTGGCCGAGGGCGTGGCCGCGGACATAGATATGGATATGGTTGAGGTGGACGTTttaaaaattcacattcctaCCAGAAGTGGGATCAGAAAAATGGTaacaaggaagagaaagaaaaatgtgaaaatgtgactAATGTATGCTATCGTTATGGAATAAAAGGACATTGGTCTCGTGTGTGTCGCACACAAAAGCATCTAGTTGATCTTTATCAGCAGTCCATAAAACAGAAGGGAATGAAAGTAGAAACCAATCTTGTGTATAAAGATGGCGAAGGTGATTTTGATGATGGCA
This window encodes:
- the LOC107895636 gene encoding uncharacterized protein, producing the protein MSNLTKLEFVALDITGNNYLSWVLDAEIHLDAKGLGETIKEGNEESTQDKAKAMIFLRHHLHEGLKTEYLTVKDPQILWANLKERYDHQKTVILPKARYEWLNLRLQDFKSVSDYNSAMFRTTSQLNLCGEKITDAEMLEKTYSTFHANNVVLQTQYREKGFQKYSELIYCLLVAEQNNELLMKNHELRQLALLHSLKRM